A part of Pseudoalteromonas arctica A 37-1-2 genomic DNA contains:
- the pabB gene encoding aminodeoxychorismate synthase component I, with protein MLNNKKNCIKLGITQNCIDVFAHFSHLPYAILLDSANSNHINSRFDIIAIEPQSTLEVKNNKSFLNNIESSDNCFEIMNNELSHLDKTKAGYDLPFNGGWLGYFGYDLGRTIENIPTRAIEDINLPQMAIGLYLDALIYDKQQQSWFYVSQPNTDRLALYQQYLNTHVNSQVNTQSFALNSDWQSNMSETEYAAKFAQIEEYLKSGDCYQINLAQRFNAQFEGSPWAAYIKLREANKAPFSSFINHPQGAILSISPERFISVNNNVVETKPIKGTLPRKADALEDQRQAKILAASAKDRAENVMIVDLLRNDLGKVAKPGSVHVPSLFAIESFPAVHHLVSTVTSELDEGKTAVDQLKAAFPGGSITGAPKIRAMEIIEELEPHRRSIYCGSIGYLSACGNMDTNITIRTLVCHKAQIYCWAGGGIVADSKVELEYQETYDKVNKILPLLKQ; from the coding sequence ATGCTAAACAATAAAAAAAATTGTATTAAATTAGGCATAACACAAAACTGCATTGACGTTTTTGCGCATTTTTCACATTTGCCTTATGCAATTCTATTAGATTCTGCAAATAGTAATCATATAAACAGCCGTTTTGATATTATTGCCATTGAGCCGCAAAGTACCCTTGAAGTAAAAAATAATAAAAGCTTTTTAAATAATATAGAAAGTAGTGATAACTGCTTTGAAATTATGAATAATGAGCTTTCGCATCTTGATAAAACAAAAGCCGGTTACGATTTACCCTTTAACGGCGGCTGGCTTGGCTACTTTGGCTACGACCTAGGCCGTACAATTGAAAACATCCCCACTCGTGCTATCGAAGACATTAACCTTCCCCAAATGGCTATTGGCCTTTACTTAGATGCCCTTATTTACGACAAGCAGCAACAAAGCTGGTTTTATGTATCGCAGCCAAACACCGATCGATTAGCGCTTTATCAACAATATTTAAATACACACGTTAACTCCCAAGTTAATACACAGTCCTTTGCCCTAAATAGCGACTGGCAATCAAATATGAGCGAAACGGAATACGCTGCAAAGTTTGCCCAAATTGAGGAGTATTTAAAAAGTGGCGATTGTTACCAAATTAATTTAGCGCAGCGCTTTAACGCTCAGTTTGAAGGCTCCCCTTGGGCAGCTTATATTAAACTGCGTGAGGCAAATAAAGCGCCGTTTTCAAGCTTTATAAATCACCCTCAAGGGGCTATTTTATCAATTTCTCCTGAGCGCTTTATATCTGTAAACAATAACGTTGTAGAAACCAAGCCAATTAAAGGCACACTGCCACGAAAAGCAGATGCACTAGAGGATCAACGCCAAGCGAAAATACTCGCAGCATCAGCTAAAGATCGCGCTGAAAATGTAATGATTGTTGATTTACTACGTAACGACTTAGGCAAAGTAGCAAAACCAGGCAGCGTTCACGTCCCTTCCCTTTTTGCTATTGAAAGCTTTCCGGCAGTGCATCATTTAGTAAGCACGGTAACCTCAGAACTTGATGAAGGTAAAACAGCGGTCGATCAGCTAAAAGCGGCTTTTCCGGGGGGCTCAATCACAGGTGCACCCAAAATTAGAGCGATGGAAATAATTGAAGAACTAGAGCCGCATCGCCGCAGCATTTATTGTGGTTCAATTGGTTATTTAAGTGCGTGTGGAAATATGGATACGAATATCACTATTCGCACCTTGGTGTGCCACAAAGCGCAAATTTACTGCTGGGCAGGTGGCGGAATAGTCGCTGATTCTAAAGTCGAATTGGAATATCAAGAAACTTACGATAAAGTAAATAAAATCCTCCCTTTATTAAAACAGTAG
- a CDS encoding tetratricopeptide repeat protein: MLKTTPCEQDLEQQLDNILGFVTQPENTSVPIDNKKDEQSTLNKALYYLKNNQAPLAAKWMRLAAMAGNHRAQFYLGLFFVKGEGVPQSVFHAVAWLSLASSQGYAPATAAVTDIRKHIETKRFKDAQCYAASLYEQIHQLQFSHMIPRTSENT; encoded by the coding sequence ATGCTTAAAACAACACCTTGTGAGCAAGACTTAGAGCAACAGCTAGATAATATTTTAGGTTTTGTTACTCAACCCGAAAATACCTCTGTGCCCATTGATAATAAAAAAGATGAGCAAAGTACGTTAAATAAAGCCCTATATTATTTAAAAAATAATCAAGCTCCATTGGCTGCAAAATGGATGCGACTTGCTGCAATGGCGGGAAACCATAGAGCACAGTTTTATTTAGGTTTATTCTTTGTGAAAGGTGAAGGCGTGCCACAAAGTGTATTTCATGCTGTAGCTTGGTTAAGCTTAGCAAGTAGCCAAGGGTACGCCCCTGCCACTGCAGCGGTTACAGATATACGCAAACATATCGAAACTAAGCGATTTAAAGATGCTCAATGTTATGCGGCAAGTTTGTACGAACAAATCCACCAACTCCAGTTTTCTCATATGATCCCTCGCACGAGTGAAAACACATAA
- a CDS encoding Leu/Phe/Val dehydrogenase gives MAVFNRVEFDNHEQVVFCSDEESGLKAIIAVHNTNLGPAVGGCRMWDYANDEDAVYDVLRLSKGMTYKNAVARLPFGGGKSVIIGNAKEIKSEQLFRAFGRQLERLNGSYYSAEDVNITCADVAIMNKETNYVLGLEGKSGNPSPFTAYGTFLGIKAALQHQRGHQDFAGVKVAVQGLGAVAYGLCKHLADAGAELFVTDINQVAIDRVVNDFGATAVGIDDIYDLDVDVYAPCALGATVNDLTIPRLKATIIAGCANNQLAESRHGEVIREKGILYAPDYVINAGGIINVYYETAPDGYSAAASNKHVEGIFNTLTEIFARSEKEQKSTHLIADELAQEIIKNGL, from the coding sequence GTGGCTGTGTTTAATCGAGTTGAATTTGATAACCATGAACAAGTGGTTTTTTGTTCTGATGAAGAGTCGGGTTTAAAAGCAATTATTGCTGTACATAATACTAACCTAGGTCCTGCAGTTGGTGGATGTAGAATGTGGGATTATGCGAACGACGAAGATGCTGTTTACGACGTGCTACGTTTATCAAAGGGCATGACTTATAAAAATGCAGTGGCGCGCTTACCCTTTGGTGGCGGTAAATCTGTAATTATAGGTAATGCGAAAGAAATTAAATCTGAGCAATTATTCCGTGCATTTGGCCGCCAGTTAGAGCGATTAAATGGCAGCTATTACTCAGCAGAAGATGTAAACATCACATGTGCTGATGTAGCTATTATGAATAAAGAAACTAATTACGTACTGGGTCTTGAAGGTAAAAGTGGTAACCCATCGCCATTTACAGCATACGGTACGTTTTTAGGAATTAAAGCAGCGCTACAGCATCAACGTGGTCATCAAGATTTTGCAGGTGTGAAAGTGGCTGTTCAAGGTTTAGGTGCTGTTGCATATGGTTTATGTAAGCATTTAGCCGATGCGGGCGCTGAGTTGTTTGTAACTGACATTAACCAAGTTGCAATTGATCGCGTAGTTAATGATTTTGGCGCGACTGCGGTTGGCATTGATGACATTTACGACTTAGATGTTGATGTTTATGCACCTTGTGCATTAGGTGCAACCGTTAACGATTTAACGATACCGCGTTTAAAAGCGACTATTATTGCAGGCTGTGCTAATAATCAGCTGGCAGAATCTCGCCACGGTGAAGTTATTCGTGAAAAAGGCATTTTATATGCACCAGATTACGTAATTAACGCCGGTGGTATTATTAATGTTTATTATGAAACAGCGCCAGATGGTTACAGTGCAGCAGCGTCTAATAAACATGTTGAAGGTATTTTTAATACGTTAACTGAAATTTTTGCTCGCAGCGAAAAAGAGCAAAAATCAACGCATTTAATTGCTGACGAATTAGCCCAAGAGATCATTAAAAACGGTCTGTGA
- a CDS encoding YchJ family protein, translating to MTSLNTTLCFCSSGHNYADCCEPLHLSVKQADSPEQLMRSRFSAYVIKNAEYVYQTYAKEKQAENPVKEINDFANSCRFINLDVIGSSHDGDTGTVEFKAQYFYQNLFCELHEKSQFIKENTQWRYLDGTIYPVEDIKVGRNDDCPCGSNKKYKKCHSV from the coding sequence ATGACTTCACTCAATACCACATTATGTTTTTGCAGCAGTGGGCACAATTATGCCGATTGCTGCGAGCCGCTTCACTTATCTGTTAAGCAAGCTGACTCTCCTGAACAACTTATGCGCTCACGATTCAGTGCTTATGTTATTAAAAATGCAGAATATGTTTATCAAACCTACGCAAAAGAAAAACAAGCTGAAAATCCGGTTAAAGAAATCAATGATTTTGCTAACAGCTGTCGATTTATAAATCTTGATGTAATTGGGTCAAGCCATGATGGAGATACCGGCACTGTAGAATTTAAAGCCCAATATTTTTATCAAAACTTATTTTGTGAGCTTCACGAAAAATCGCAGTTTATTAAAGAAAACACTCAATGGCGTTATTTAGATGGCACTATATATCCTGTTGAAGATATTAAAGTGGGCAGAAATGATGACTGCCCATGTGGTAGCAATAAAAAGTACAAAAAATGTCATAGCGTGTAA
- the cysB gene encoding HTH-type transcriptional regulator CysB: MKLQQLRYIVEVQNHKLNVSATAESLFTSQPGISKQVRMLEDELGVQIFGRSGKHLTHVTGAGEDIINISREILSKVEGIKAVANEHTLPDQGKLNIATTHTQARYALPNVIQGFMKKYPAVSLHMHQGTPQQISDAAARGDADFAIATEALHLYSDLVMLPCYHWNRSIVVAKDHPLAKKANSLTVADIAQYPLITYVFGFTGRSELDKAFSAHGLEPHIVFTATDADVIKTYVRLGLGVGVVASMAIDQVSDTDLVCIDASHLFEASTTKIGFRKGSFLRTYMYDFIERFAPHLTKERVERASLLRNQDDVDKLFADIELPVK; the protein is encoded by the coding sequence ATGAAATTACAACAACTCAGATACATCGTAGAAGTACAAAATCATAAATTAAATGTTTCAGCGACTGCTGAGAGTTTATTTACCTCGCAACCAGGAATTTCTAAACAAGTACGCATGTTAGAAGATGAGTTGGGTGTGCAAATTTTTGGTCGCAGTGGTAAGCATTTAACGCATGTAACCGGTGCCGGCGAAGATATTATTAATATTTCTCGTGAAATACTCTCTAAAGTCGAAGGTATTAAAGCCGTTGCTAATGAGCATACGCTACCTGATCAAGGTAAGTTAAATATTGCTACAACACATACCCAAGCGCGTTATGCTTTGCCTAACGTAATTCAAGGGTTTATGAAAAAATACCCTGCGGTATCGCTTCATATGCACCAAGGTACTCCACAGCAAATATCGGATGCTGCAGCACGCGGTGATGCCGATTTTGCTATTGCAACAGAAGCACTGCATTTGTATTCAGATTTAGTTATGCTGCCTTGCTACCATTGGAATCGCAGTATTGTTGTCGCTAAAGATCATCCGTTGGCTAAAAAGGCAAATAGTTTAACCGTTGCTGATATTGCTCAATATCCACTCATTACATATGTATTTGGTTTTACGGGCCGCTCAGAGTTAGATAAAGCGTTTAGCGCACACGGGCTTGAACCACACATTGTATTTACCGCAACCGATGCTGATGTTATAAAAACATACGTACGACTGGGTTTAGGAGTTGGTGTTGTTGCTTCAATGGCGATAGATCAAGTAAGCGATACCGATTTAGTGTGTATTGACGCAAGCCACTTATTTGAAGCTAGCACGACCAAAATTGGTTTTAGAAAGGGCAGCTTTTTACGTACTTATATGTATGATTTTATCGAACGTTTTGCACCGCATTTAACCAAAGAGCGCGTGGAGCGAGCAAGCTTATTACGTAACCAAGATGACGTAGATAAGTTATTTGCAGATATAGAGTTACCCGTTAAATAA
- a CDS encoding SulA-like leucine-rich domain-containing protein, which yields MLQPITVRTVKSYQQDEQSDCVNLIQIEDEISATFELLKVLHQYNSSNAWTLLIAPDHVPSKALLDSCSIDTSKLLVIRQKHLVNLEYVLNSALHNGNFAAVITWTDIVNNQLLTNLSFDLSKTNTKLYCFTKKSQTTEISLAQ from the coding sequence ATGTTACAGCCTATTACCGTAAGAACAGTTAAAAGTTACCAACAAGATGAGCAAAGCGATTGCGTGAATTTGATTCAAATTGAAGATGAAATTTCAGCGACCTTTGAGCTTTTAAAAGTATTACACCAATACAATAGCTCTAATGCATGGACGTTACTAATTGCTCCAGATCACGTACCTAGCAAAGCTTTACTTGACTCATGCTCTATTGATACAAGTAAATTACTTGTTATTAGACAAAAGCACCTAGTAAATTTAGAGTATGTATTAAATTCTGCATTACATAATGGAAACTTTGCAGCGGTAATTACCTGGACCGATATAGTTAATAACCAACTACTTACGAATCTATCGTTCGATTTAAGTAAAACGAATACAAAACTATACTGTTTTACTAAAAAGTCTCAAACAACAGAGATATCACTCGCCCAATAA
- a CDS encoding NUDIX hydrolase, with protein MNSEHIMARFLLSPTAAPNQLKDTRKKRASAVMLPIIDIDNHAHILLCKRPTYLHHHPGEICLPGGKFEVSDITLRTTALRELKEELNIVQSNVNVLGHLPEYSTLTGFSISPYVGLLKKDTTWENDYNEVQASFLLSVTELNNEANWQPLPFQRFGKTVILQGFKTPHGLLWGATASIIKNFTKQLALPV; from the coding sequence TTGAATAGTGAACACATTATGGCGCGGTTTCTGTTAAGCCCTACAGCTGCGCCAAATCAGTTAAAAGACACACGTAAAAAACGCGCTAGCGCTGTTATGCTGCCAATTATTGATATAGATAACCATGCACATATTTTACTGTGTAAACGCCCTACTTATTTACACCATCACCCTGGGGAGATTTGTTTGCCCGGAGGCAAGTTTGAAGTAAGCGACATTACCCTTCGCACCACAGCCCTTCGCGAACTAAAAGAAGAGCTAAATATTGTCCAAAGCAACGTTAATGTATTAGGTCACTTACCTGAGTATTCAACCTTAACGGGTTTTAGTATTAGCCCCTATGTAGGTTTACTCAAAAAAGACACCACCTGGGAAAATGACTATAATGAAGTACAAGCGAGCTTTTTGCTCTCTGTCACTGAGTTAAATAACGAAGCTAACTGGCAACCCTTACCTTTTCAACGATTTGGGAAAACGGTTATTTTGCAAGGTTTTAAAACGCCGCATGGTTTACTTTGGGGTGCGACTGCAAGCATTATAAAAAACTTTACAAAACAACTCGCCTTACCAGTTTAA
- a CDS encoding chloramphenicol acetyltransferase produces the protein MQPIDLDNWPRKQHFELFKHFSQPYFNVCVRLDAQALYDYCKNNQFSFFQAYVYCTLKACHKVDSIMLRIIDNQPWLLNSVRASVVELSENDTFVFSYFNSTGEFKEFANHASDVSKKAKLQPLFSDAFAQTEGQADLIHISVLPWLNFSAFSHAFSEGQSLGIPKFVFGQFDKHTGTMPLAIDVHHSLMDGLHVAKFINTLQGTFDTFCKG, from the coding sequence ATGCAGCCTATCGATTTAGATAATTGGCCTAGAAAGCAACACTTTGAATTATTTAAACACTTTTCTCAGCCTTACTTTAATGTGTGTGTGCGTTTAGATGCTCAAGCACTTTACGACTATTGCAAAAACAATCAATTTTCTTTTTTTCAAGCGTATGTATATTGCACCTTAAAAGCGTGCCATAAGGTCGATTCAATAATGCTACGTATAATAGATAATCAACCATGGTTACTTAATAGTGTTCGCGCAAGTGTGGTTGAGTTGTCTGAAAACGATACGTTTGTTTTTAGTTATTTTAACAGCACAGGCGAGTTTAAAGAGTTTGCAAATCATGCAAGTGACGTAAGCAAAAAAGCGAAATTACAGCCGTTATTTTCTGATGCATTTGCCCAAACAGAAGGGCAGGCAGATTTAATTCATATATCTGTTTTGCCGTGGCTGAATTTTAGTGCGTTTTCGCATGCATTTAGTGAAGGGCAGAGTTTAGGCATTCCTAAATTTGTATTTGGTCAGTTTGATAAACACACAGGCACAATGCCTTTAGCTATCGATGTACACCATTCATTAATGGATGGTTTGCACGTAGCGAAATTTATAAACACATTGCAGGGTACATTTGACACTTTTTGCAAAGGTTAA
- a CDS encoding fumarate hydratase produces the protein MSTICQQDFIDSIEDALQYISFYHPLDFVQALEKAYNKEQSKAAKDAIAQILINSRMSAEGKRPLCQDTGIITCFVKVGMDVKWDKTDLTVQQMVDEGTRRAYLNPDNPLRASIVADPAGTRKNTKDNTPSVVHIDLVAGGKVEVMVAAKGGGSENKSKMVMLNPSDDVAEWVEKTLPTMGAGWCPPGMLGIGIGGTAEKAAVMAKESLMDPVDIHELMERGAETTEEKLRLEIFDRANKLGIGAQGLGGLTTVVDVKIKTAPTHAASKPVVMIPNCAATRHVHFTLDGSGPANLKAPKLEDWPQVTFEVGEGTRRVDLNTLTKKDVQEWKMGETVLLSGTILTGRDAAHKRLQDMINSGEGLPKGVDFDNKFIYYVGPVDAVRDEAVGPAGPTTATRMDKFTDMMLEKTGIVGMIGKAERGPATVESIKEHKSVYLMAVGGAAYLVSKAIKKARVVAFEDLGMEAIYEFEVEDMPVTVAVDSEGANAHTQGPAIWKAKIEELDSKLK, from the coding sequence ATGAGTACAATTTGTCAGCAAGACTTTATTGATAGCATTGAAGATGCATTGCAATATATTTCGTTCTATCACCCACTTGATTTTGTTCAAGCTCTCGAAAAAGCTTACAACAAAGAACAAAGTAAAGCGGCTAAAGACGCCATTGCACAAATTTTAATTAACTCACGCATGTCGGCTGAAGGCAAGCGTCCACTTTGCCAAGATACCGGTATTATTACCTGTTTTGTTAAAGTAGGTATGGATGTTAAGTGGGATAAAACAGATTTAACCGTTCAACAAATGGTTGATGAAGGTACTCGTCGTGCATATTTGAATCCAGATAACCCTTTACGTGCATCTATTGTTGCAGACCCTGCTGGCACGCGTAAAAACACGAAAGATAATACGCCTTCGGTTGTACATATCGATTTAGTAGCGGGCGGTAAAGTAGAAGTAATGGTTGCGGCTAAAGGCGGCGGCTCTGAAAACAAAAGTAAAATGGTTATGTTAAACCCGTCAGATGATGTTGCTGAATGGGTAGAAAAAACACTACCAACAATGGGGGCTGGTTGGTGTCCGCCAGGCATGCTAGGAATAGGTATTGGTGGTACGGCTGAAAAAGCGGCAGTAATGGCTAAAGAGTCGTTAATGGACCCGGTTGATATCCATGAACTAATGGAACGCGGCGCAGAAACGACTGAAGAAAAGCTACGTTTAGAAATTTTTGACCGTGCTAATAAATTAGGTATTGGCGCACAAGGCTTAGGTGGTTTAACAACGGTTGTTGATGTTAAAATTAAAACAGCACCAACACATGCTGCTTCAAAACCTGTAGTAATGATCCCTAACTGTGCGGCAACTCGCCATGTACATTTTACACTTGATGGTTCTGGTCCTGCTAATTTAAAAGCACCTAAGCTAGAAGATTGGCCACAAGTAACATTTGAAGTGGGCGAAGGCACACGTCGTGTTGACTTAAATACACTGACTAAAAAAGATGTTCAAGAATGGAAAATGGGCGAAACCGTTTTACTTTCAGGTACTATTTTAACAGGTCGTGATGCAGCGCATAAACGTCTACAAGATATGATCAATTCAGGTGAAGGCTTACCAAAAGGCGTAGACTTTGATAATAAATTTATTTATTACGTTGGTCCTGTGGATGCGGTACGTGATGAAGCAGTAGGTCCTGCAGGCCCTACAACCGCCACTCGCATGGATAAATTCACTGATATGATGCTAGAAAAAACAGGCATTGTAGGCATGATTGGTAAAGCTGAACGTGGCCCTGCAACGGTTGAGTCTATTAAAGAGCATAAATCTGTTTATTTGATGGCTGTAGGCGGCGCAGCTTACTTAGTATCTAAAGCGATTAAAAAAGCACGCGTAGTTGCTTTTGAAGATTTAGGTATGGAAGCTATTTACGAATTTGAAGTAGAAGATATGCCAGTGACCGTTGCAGTAGACAGTGAAGGTGCTAATGCGCACACACAAGGCCCTGCAATCTGGAAAGCTAAAATTGAAGAGCTTGATAGCAAGCTAAAATAA
- a CDS encoding L-serine ammonia-lyase yields the protein MISAFDMFSIGIGPSSSHTVGPMRASRLFVNDLQEQQLLANVTDIKVELYGSLGQTGVGHGSGKAVILGLAGYDPETIDADLVDDILATIEKDQVIYLNKTHKAKFPKQGAIVFHRRKTLPKHSNAMEIIASNNGEKVYSKVYYSIGGGFIVTDEEFENEKQAALDIREENPAPFPFGSAKELLEMCKESGFSVSTLMMKNEKTLRTEDEVKDTLFHIWKVMMACIDRGMRTEGILPGGLKVKRRAPSLYLKLNIEVSNDPLRAMDWVDLFALAVNEENAAGGRVVTAPTNGAAGILPAVLMYYHTFVKEVDRDIATRYLLTAAAIGILYKKNASISGAEVGCQGEVGVACSMAAGALTEIVGGNVVQVENAAEIGMEHNLGLTCDPVGGLVQVPCIERNAMGAIKAINASRLAIRGSGEQKVSLDKVIKTMLETGNDMKTKYKETARGGLAVNIIEC from the coding sequence ATGATCAGTGCATTTGATATGTTTAGCATTGGTATTGGCCCTTCGTCATCACACACCGTTGGCCCAATGCGCGCATCACGCTTATTTGTTAATGACCTACAAGAACAACAATTATTAGCAAATGTGACCGATATTAAAGTAGAGCTTTATGGCTCTCTTGGTCAAACAGGTGTTGGCCATGGCTCGGGTAAAGCCGTAATTCTTGGTTTAGCCGGTTACGATCCTGAAACAATTGATGCCGATTTAGTCGACGACATTTTAGCAACCATTGAAAAAGATCAGGTTATTTATCTAAACAAAACACACAAAGCTAAGTTTCCAAAACAAGGTGCTATTGTTTTTCATCGTCGTAAAACACTGCCTAAGCATTCTAATGCAATGGAAATTATCGCCTCAAACAACGGCGAAAAAGTTTACAGCAAAGTATATTACTCTATTGGCGGTGGCTTCATTGTTACCGACGAAGAGTTTGAAAACGAAAAACAGGCAGCCCTCGATATTAGAGAAGAAAATCCAGCCCCCTTCCCATTTGGTAGCGCAAAAGAACTACTAGAGATGTGTAAAGAGTCTGGGTTTAGTGTTTCTACCTTGATGATGAAAAACGAAAAAACACTGCGCACTGAAGACGAAGTAAAAGACACATTGTTCCATATTTGGAAAGTAATGATGGCTTGTATTGACCGTGGTATGCGCACCGAAGGTATTTTACCTGGCGGCTTAAAAGTAAAACGCCGTGCGCCCAGCTTATACTTAAAACTAAATATAGAGGTCAGTAACGACCCGCTTCGTGCAATGGACTGGGTTGATTTATTTGCCCTTGCCGTAAACGAAGAAAACGCTGCAGGTGGCCGTGTAGTTACCGCACCAACTAATGGTGCTGCGGGTATTTTACCGGCTGTGCTTATGTACTATCACACATTTGTGAAAGAAGTAGACCGCGATATAGCCACGCGTTATTTATTAACCGCTGCTGCTATTGGTATTTTATATAAAAAGAATGCCTCTATATCGGGTGCCGAAGTAGGTTGCCAAGGTGAAGTCGGCGTTGCGTGCTCTATGGCTGCAGGCGCATTAACAGAAATTGTTGGTGGCAATGTTGTGCAAGTAGAAAACGCAGCAGAAATTGGTATGGAACATAATTTAGGCCTAACGTGCGACCCTGTTGGTGGCTTAGTACAAGTACCGTGTATTGAACGTAATGCAATGGGCGCTATTAAAGCAATTAACGCTTCACGTTTAGCTATACGTGGCAGTGGCGAGCAAAAGGTATCGCTTGATAAAGTGATTAAAACCATGCTTGAAACTGGTAACGATATGAAAACTAAATATAAAGAAACCGCTCGCGGTGGATTGGCTGTTAATATTATCGAATGTTAA
- a CDS encoding NCS2 family permease, protein MFEALFKLSENNSTVKRECVAGLTTFITMVYIVFVNPAMLAEAGMDQGAAFVATCIAAAIGCFIMGLWANYPLALAPGMGLNAFFTYGVVLGMGYTWQAALGAVFMSGCIFLFLSLFKVREWIINAIPLVLKRAIATGIGAFLALIALKNAGIIVSSPATLVQLGDITSPGPLLAILSFFVIAALLYRDFKSGVLISILLVTGIALSLGLVEYHGVMAMPPSIMPTFMQLDFAAAFDISMMSVIFAFLFVDLFDTSGTLVAVTQKAGLADEKGNMPRLGRALSADSSATIAGAMLGTSTTTSYIESVAGVSVGGRTGLTAVVVGICFLLMMFFAPLAQMVPAYATAGAILYVAVLMLQNLKFVNWDDMTDAIPVTVVLLMTPLTFSIAHGIALGFISYTAVKVLCGKQDQVSISVWILTALFVFKFAFLS, encoded by the coding sequence ATGTTCGAAGCCTTATTTAAACTGAGCGAAAATAATTCAACAGTTAAACGCGAATGCGTTGCTGGCCTAACTACCTTTATAACTATGGTATACATTGTATTTGTAAACCCGGCTATGCTCGCAGAGGCTGGGATGGATCAAGGGGCTGCATTTGTAGCGACATGTATAGCAGCTGCGATAGGCTGTTTTATAATGGGTTTATGGGCTAATTATCCATTAGCATTAGCGCCTGGTATGGGACTAAATGCCTTTTTTACGTATGGTGTCGTATTAGGAATGGGTTATACCTGGCAAGCCGCGTTAGGGGCTGTATTTATGTCGGGTTGTATATTTTTGTTTTTAAGCTTATTTAAAGTCAGAGAGTGGATTATTAATGCCATACCTCTGGTGCTCAAGCGAGCAATCGCAACGGGTATAGGTGCTTTTTTAGCATTAATTGCCCTTAAAAATGCAGGCATTATTGTCTCAAGCCCGGCAACATTAGTGCAGTTGGGCGACATTACTTCTCCAGGACCGTTATTGGCTATATTGAGCTTTTTTGTAATTGCAGCGCTTTTATACCGCGATTTTAAAAGTGGCGTGCTTATTAGTATCTTATTAGTGACTGGCATTGCTTTAAGTTTGGGGCTTGTTGAATATCACGGTGTTATGGCTATGCCACCATCAATAATGCCCACTTTTATGCAGCTAGATTTTGCAGCCGCTTTTGATATATCAATGATGAGTGTTATTTTTGCTTTCTTGTTTGTCGATCTTTTTGATACTTCGGGTACATTAGTTGCGGTAACTCAAAAAGCAGGTTTAGCTGATGAAAAAGGTAACATGCCTCGTTTAGGGCGCGCATTAAGTGCTGACAGCTCAGCAACCATTGCAGGTGCGATGCTAGGTACGTCTACGACTACATCGTATATAGAATCGGTTGCTGGTGTATCTGTTGGCGGACGTACTGGTTTAACGGCTGTGGTTGTAGGTATTTGTTTTTTACTAATGATGTTCTTTGCACCGCTTGCACAAATGGTACCGGCTTATGCTACGGCAGGCGCTATTTTATATGTCGCTGTTCTGATGCTGCAAAATTTAAAGTTTGTAAACTGGGATGATATGACCGATGCAATTCCTGTTACTGTGGTATTACTGATGACACCATTAACGTTTTCGATTGCGCACGGTATTGCACTTGGTTTTATATCTTATACGGCGGTTAAAGTCTTGTGCGGCAAGCAAGATCAAGTCAGTATTAGTGTTTGGATATTAACAGCCTTGTTTGTTTTCAAGTTTGCATTTTTGTCTTAA